In Dermochelys coriacea isolate rDerCor1 chromosome 4, rDerCor1.pri.v4, whole genome shotgun sequence, the sequence AAACGCTTGCCAGTCCACCCTAGTGCTGAAGCCCAGCATGTGCCAAAAGGCTCCCACAGATGCTCACATGAAGCAAGTAGCTTCCAGCATGAAGCCAAACCAGAATCCTAGCCAGCAAGCAGATACAGCCAATCTGGGGAAATCAATCCAGAAACCCTCAGCTTCTTTAAAGCAAGTTAAAGAAACCCAGGCAGGGAAAAGCTCTGCCAGAAAAGCAGGGAGACCTAAACCATCTACACAACCTCTTGTAAAACCAACACAGCATGGACAAGGGTCTGAAAATGATACTGAAGTAATGAAGTTGGCACGAGAGCATTGCTGGGAATCACTGCACGCTTTCTGCTCCTACATCATCAGCATCTTTAAAGGTTAAGAATTGCTTCAGGTAAAGCTCCCTCTTCAATAATATACAGCCATAACAGAATCTCTTCACATTGTTTTTTGAAATTAAGCTTAGGGCTCTTTAAAGAATATAGATAGGGATAGTATACTGTGTAATGAATTCAGAAACAATCAGATAGGAAGAATTTGTTCACCTTTAAGATTTAAACTTGTTGACGGTTAAGTGACCTAGTGCCTAATCCTATGAGGTGTTGAACAGCATAATCTCCCATTTGTAGTCAGTAGGAGTCAGGGGACCTAGTATCCCTTAAGATTGGGCCTTTAGTAAGAATTAAAATGGAGTGTTGGATATCttagttaataataaataatactatttTCAGAATTACTTTCCAGTACACTTCTGTGTGTGATACAGTTCTTAACCCAGCAGCTCATCAATTCCACTTGTATAAACTGgatttatttttcccccaaaatgcaTGCTGCTTTGATTTAAACTGAGATGGcataattttttaatgtattgcATTCATCTAAAAGCACAATTTAGAAAGACATTCAGATTCAGAGAACACTAGGGTTGTTAACCAAAACTACGtgttaatatttaattaacttttaaactattttatggAGTTTAGAAAAGTTACTTAATTTACATACATAAACCAAAACAGACAATTATTTGAATATTTCTTGTGGAAATGAGAGGCGATCACATGCTAAATCTTTGCTGCTATGGTTTGGCATAAAGACAAAGCCTTCACAGAAGTAATTGGAGTTGTACCCACTTTTCATTTTACCTCTGAGACTAACAGCTGGCTACAAAACCTGACAAACTTTCCACAGGAATGGAAATGTGTACAGCATGAGCCAGAAACTTAGTTAGTTTTAGGTGTGCTTAGACTGCGGAAGATTCCAAGTGTGCTTAATAAGGCAAATTGTTAAATgactaatttttattttcttttttattttgcagagCAATTTTACAGCTGAAGAGAGTTCCCTACTGAAGTTTAATATCCTTTTTTTAGACTAAAGTTTTAGTTTCAAAATGGGACCATAGCTATAAATCTTGtaattactttttttcctttgcactTCTAAAATTAAACCATTGTAACACGTTTTCAAGACAATCACCAAAGATGCATGCAATTGGATTGATTGTACTGAAATTATTAAGATAAACTCTCCTATATAAATTCTTTGATTCTTCTAAATATAGTTATAATATATAGGAACATGACTGCATTTAATCTGAGATGTCaggttaactttttttaaaaggctgtacTTTGCTACGTTTTACTATTTGTGCAACTTTATTTTAATGAGCACTTAGAGAGATGAAAGCTGTAAATAATGCTCCAGTTTATGCAACCAATAAAAGAACGGTTTTTGAAAATATCCTTGTGTGTTTTGCTGCAATCTTAAATATAAGGACCTGTATGTCCAAACAGTGATTTACATAATGCCAATGCCAGTGTCTGAGGGACTGGGGTAAACATATCGGGGAGGAGGAAACCACAGATCTCAGAATGAAGTGGCAAGTGCTTGTCCATGCTGGTGATGTTGAGAAACTTCAGTTGCAAAAACTGAATGGAAAAATTACAATATAAATATCCAAAACAGAGTATAAAACAGAGGCAGCCACAgaatgatgcttttttttttaattcattgctCTTACGAACATGTAATGAATAATCTTCACTTGTTCTTGACTCCAAATGCTGGTAGT encodes:
- the FGFBP2 gene encoding fibroblast growth factor-binding protein 2, which translates into the protein MKTVILLLMMFCCMGGLGQKQTQKKRSNGEEIHFQTKVKDACTMNMSGNGEKKLRIECKNQGKSYWCEYTGKPSICRPFNNNPKVYWNQIALELRKLPNACQSTLVLKPSMCQKAPTDAHMKQVASSMKPNQNPSQQADTANLGKSIQKPSASLKQVKETQAGKSSARKAGRPKPSTQPLVKPTQHGQGSENDTEVMKLAREHCWESLHAFCSYIISIFKG